A stretch of Dysidea avara chromosome 5, odDysAvar1.4, whole genome shotgun sequence DNA encodes these proteins:
- the LOC136256951 gene encoding prolyl 3-hydroxylase OGFOD1-like, whose translation MPMEEDKYEAVCRELNSGECSWEHRGPPNKRNIMEAVHSSLPSTAKECLNFLRSEPFCLLLAHLTGLDLVKDFRYLFPQLVTRYAEKGMSSNEPIELLSSDEDGEKTKTKSKRDKDKKQNGKEVPESGEKQATIKMVTTKQGTEEDPVDTDPECMAQCHDTFYNVSAGCYTLAHDHQLQTDVDFTLDVMLFFDSNNWSSDYGGTVTYLSKGDFKSDDQDVLLSVLPDRPNLLALAYVESDNVKFIKYANHRACCHGDASYKMLSVTYCEDEPEVEQREEQQEENNDE comes from the exons ATGCCCATGGAG GAGGACAAGTACGAAGCTGTGTGTAGGGAACTAAACAGTGGTGAGTGTTCATGGGAGCATCGTGGACCCCCCAATAAGAG AAATATTATGGAGGCTGTTCACTCATCACTACCCTCCACGGCAAAAGAATGTCTCAACTTCCTTCGCTCAGAACCATTTTGTCTACTCCTTGCTCACTTAACTGGACTGGATCTGGTGAAAGACTTTCGTTACCTCTTCCCACAGTTGGTCACTCGCTACGCAGAGAAAGGAATGTCTAGCAATGAACCCATTGAGTTACTAAGTTCTGATGAAGATGGAGAAAAGACAAAGACTAAAAGTAAACGTGATAAAGATAAAAAGCAAAATGGGAAGGAAGTTCCTGAGAGTGGAGAGAAACAAGCCACAATAAAAATGGTCACCACTAAACAGGGAACAGAGGAG GATCCAGTTGATACAGACCCAGAATGTATGGCACAGTGTCATGACACCTTCTACAATGTGTCAGCAGGATGTTACACACTAGCACATGACCACCAACTACAAACAGATGTAGACTTTACCCTTGATGTGATGTTGTTCTTTGATTCAAACA ACTGGTCCTCAGACTATGGTGGAACAGTCACTTATCTTTCTAAAGGTGACTTTAAAAGTGATGACCAAGATGTG TTACTGTCAGTATTGCCAGACAGACCTAACTTGTTGGCACTGGCCTATGTTGAGAGTGATAATGTGAAGTTCATCAAATATGCTAACCACCGGGcatgttgtcatggtgatgcgTCATACAAGATGTTATCAGTGACTTATTGTGAAGATGAACCAGAAGTAGAGCAACGAGAAGAACAACAAGAGGAGAACAATGATGAATAG